A stretch of the Arthrobacter stackebrandtii genome encodes the following:
- a CDS encoding CE1759 family FMN reductase, giving the protein MQRTVVVISAGLGVPSSTRMLADQMGADVQSRLASMGIDARLDVVDLRDFATGIANNMVTGYAGQDVAGAIRRVEAADAMIAVTPTFSASYSGLFKSFFDILDPKFLDGMPVFFGATGGSPRHSLVLDMAIRPLFSYLRAHTMPTAIYASPEDWGGSGENTLERRIGQGAAELAAVIASHIPGAMGSPTPDGTSAAPAPSAGDGPGDADGGVRGYVRGGRQFREGPAVGFAGSAFPDHKARRAQHEAAKMTSLPFEELLAQTQRR; this is encoded by the coding sequence ATGCAGCGTACTGTAGTGGTCATTTCGGCAGGTCTCGGCGTCCCCTCATCCACGCGCATGCTGGCGGACCAGATGGGTGCCGACGTCCAGTCCAGGCTCGCCTCCATGGGGATTGACGCCCGGCTTGACGTGGTCGACCTGCGCGACTTCGCCACCGGCATCGCCAACAACATGGTCACCGGGTACGCCGGCCAGGACGTCGCAGGCGCCATTCGCCGCGTCGAGGCCGCCGACGCCATGATCGCCGTGACCCCCACGTTCAGCGCCTCCTACTCGGGCCTGTTCAAGAGCTTCTTCGACATCCTTGACCCGAAGTTCCTCGACGGCATGCCCGTGTTCTTCGGCGCCACGGGCGGCTCGCCCCGCCACTCCCTTGTCCTGGACATGGCCATCCGCCCGCTGTTCAGCTACCTGCGCGCCCACACGATGCCCACCGCCATCTACGCCTCGCCCGAGGACTGGGGCGGCTCCGGTGAGAACACCCTCGAACGCCGCATCGGACAAGGCGCCGCCGAGCTTGCCGCCGTCATCGCCAGCCACATCCCCGGCGCCATGGGAAGCCCGACGCCGGACGGCACCAGCGCTGCCCCGGCACCTTCCGCCGGGGACGGGCCCGGTGACGCCGACGGCGGCGTGCGCGGATATGTGCGCGGAGGCCGGCAGTTCCGCGAGGGCCCGGCCGTGGGCTTTGCCGGCAGCGCGTTCCCGGACCACAAGGCCAGGCGCGCCCAGCACGAGGCCGCCAAGATGACGTCCCTGCCCTTCGAGGAACTCCTGGCGCAAACCCAGCGCCGCTGA
- a CDS encoding VanZ family protein, with the protein MGEWVWPAYVGILGGIGLFAVLTVPIVVIQYRRYGRFTWRRFLGAAAAGIYATALVAYTLLPLPDPAAMFCSPGGSTAQLVPFNFLADIRRETTGMGTVAAASSRVVLQVAFNVVLFIPWGIFVRRYLDRGIMAATLTGLLASVAIETTQFTGLWGIYDCAYRVADIDDVMTNTLGALLGAIVAPAVLWFMPRQRELQAARSVARPVTVARRWVGMIVDFALLGFIGSVLAIAARLIARLFWNADTLPSWVEATLSYGVPALVVFYLPALFGAGGSLGQRAVWLAPSWARPSLLLRLWRASVVGGLYLALQVLAQGTGAKMTGLATMLGGLLLAANFLMVLFGKERRGLSGVLSGARMVDSRSSRAGTSREGITTGKA; encoded by the coding sequence GTGGGCGAGTGGGTATGGCCGGCATATGTGGGGATACTAGGCGGAATAGGGCTGTTCGCCGTGCTGACCGTTCCTATCGTCGTTATCCAATACCGCCGGTACGGGCGCTTTACCTGGCGTCGATTCCTAGGGGCGGCCGCCGCCGGTATCTATGCCACGGCGCTGGTGGCCTACACGCTGCTGCCGCTTCCGGACCCCGCAGCAATGTTCTGCTCGCCGGGAGGCTCGACGGCGCAGCTCGTGCCGTTCAATTTTCTTGCCGACATTCGACGAGAGACCACCGGCATGGGAACCGTGGCAGCGGCGAGCAGCCGGGTAGTACTGCAGGTTGCCTTCAACGTTGTGCTGTTCATTCCGTGGGGCATCTTTGTGCGGCGCTATCTCGACCGCGGGATCATGGCCGCGACGCTGACGGGGCTCCTGGCCTCGGTGGCCATCGAGACGACACAGTTCACCGGGCTCTGGGGCATCTATGACTGTGCTTATCGTGTGGCAGATATTGACGACGTCATGACCAACACCCTGGGAGCACTCCTCGGCGCCATTGTTGCCCCAGCCGTGCTCTGGTTTATGCCAAGGCAACGGGAATTGCAGGCGGCCAGGAGCGTGGCTCGCCCCGTCACCGTGGCGCGGCGCTGGGTGGGCATGATCGTCGACTTCGCCCTGTTGGGATTCATCGGTTCCGTGCTGGCCATTGCAGCCCGCCTGATTGCTCGATTGTTCTGGAACGCCGATACCCTGCCATCCTGGGTTGAGGCGACACTCTCTTATGGTGTGCCCGCACTTGTCGTCTTTTATCTGCCAGCCCTGTTTGGTGCCGGTGGTTCACTGGGGCAGCGGGCAGTCTGGCTCGCGCCGTCGTGGGCCCGGCCGTCGCTGCTGCTGCGGCTATGGCGAGCCAGCGTTGTGGGTGGCCTCTACCTAGCCCTGCAGGTGTTGGCGCAGGGGACCGGTGCGAAAATGACCGGGCTGGCAACCATGCTGGGCGGATTGCTTCTGGCAGCGAACTTCCTGATGGTCCTTTTCGGCAAGGAACGCCGTGGGCTGTCCGGGGTTCTCAGTGGAGCGCGCATGGTGGATTCCCGCAGCTCTCGTGCGGGTACCAGCCGCGAGGGAATAACAACGGGTAAGGCCTAG
- a CDS encoding IS701 family transposase: MAEIQEWADGLEEIRELIGDQFARTEPRNNAVSYIRGLLSDEERKNSWTLSERAGQGTPDGMQRLLSTTDWDPDKVRDALFGYVKKHLGDPEGILAIDETGFLKKGTASAGVARQYSGTAGRVENCQIGVFLSYASPAGRTFLDRELYLPKAWIEDEARCKRAGIPEEREMATKPVLAGDMIERALDAGIQAEWTTGDAVYGQHTGLRRRLEARGMHYVMAVPMNQHAIARARGSVGGDGRADELFAALDRRAWRTRTAGTGTKGERLYAWARIRINGPAETGEHWLLARRSLKDPTDLAYFICHTPENVTLIELARVAGARWAIEETFQTSKGETGLDHYQVRQYTGWYRHITLSMFAHAFLSVIRSKKGARTQAPSTW; the protein is encoded by the coding sequence GTGGCAGAGATACAGGAATGGGCTGATGGCCTGGAGGAAATCCGTGAGTTGATCGGGGATCAGTTTGCGCGTACTGAGCCGCGGAATAACGCGGTTAGTTACATTCGGGGGCTGCTTTCGGATGAGGAGCGGAAGAACTCTTGGACGCTGTCCGAGCGCGCTGGGCAGGGCACGCCGGATGGGATGCAGCGGCTACTCTCGACGACCGATTGGGACCCGGATAAGGTCCGTGATGCTTTGTTCGGCTACGTGAAAAAGCACCTCGGTGATCCAGAAGGCATTTTGGCGATTGATGAGACCGGTTTCCTGAAAAAGGGGACGGCTTCTGCCGGGGTGGCCCGCCAGTACTCGGGCACCGCCGGGAGGGTGGAAAACTGCCAGATCGGGGTGTTCCTGAGCTACGCTTCACCGGCGGGGCGCACGTTCCTGGATCGGGAGCTTTACCTGCCCAAGGCCTGGATCGAGGACGAGGCCCGGTGCAAGCGCGCTGGCATCCCGGAAGAGCGGGAAATGGCCACCAAGCCGGTGCTGGCCGGGGACATGATTGAACGTGCCCTGGACGCTGGAATCCAGGCCGAATGGACCACCGGGGACGCCGTCTACGGCCAACACACAGGGCTGCGCCGCCGACTCGAGGCCCGGGGCATGCACTACGTCATGGCGGTACCTATGAACCAACACGCCATCGCCCGGGCGCGTGGTTCAGTGGGCGGGGACGGCCGTGCCGATGAGCTCTTCGCTGCCCTAGACAGGCGTGCCTGGCGCACCCGAACCGCCGGGACCGGGACCAAGGGTGAACGGCTCTACGCCTGGGCCAGGATCCGCATTAACGGCCCTGCCGAAACCGGCGAGCATTGGCTGCTGGCCCGCCGCTCCCTGAAAGACCCGACCGACCTGGCGTACTTCATTTGCCACACCCCCGAGAACGTCACCCTGATCGAGCTGGCCCGAGTCGCCGGGGCCCGCTGGGCCATCGAGGAAACCTTCCAAACCTCCAAGGGCGAAACGGGACTCGATCACTACCAGGTGCGCCAATACACCGGCTGGTACAGGCACATCACCCTCTCCATGTTCGCCCACGCATTCCTGAGCGTCATCCGCTCTAAAAAGGGGGCCCGCACCCAGGCTCCGAGCACTTGGTAA
- a CDS encoding amino acid permease, translating to MSKQQTQESDDLVQDKPSAALTAEDAGLHKGLKARQIQMIAIGGAIGTGLFMGAGGRLAGAGPALMFSYAICGFFAFLILRALGELVIHRPSSGSFVSYAREFFGEKAAFVSGWLYWLNWAMTAIVDITAVALYMHFFSKYVPWIGGIPQWVWALAALLLVLGLNLVSVKVFGELEFWFALIKVVALVSFLLVGTYFVIFGTPVAGQEVGFSLIADNGGFFPNGLLPVVVVMQGVVFAYASIELIGTAAGETQNPEKVMPKAINTVIIRIAVFYVGSLVLLSLLLPYTAYKAGESPFVTFFGSIGVEGIDAIMNLVVLTAAMSSLNAGLYSTGRILRSMAMSGSAPKFAAKLNSRGVPYGGIALTAAVAFLGVILNAIVPSQAFEIVLNMAALGILASWAMIVLCQLALYRLAKRGLAIRPAFRMIGAPYTGYLTLAFLLAVLVLMAFDSPVGTWTVASIVVIVPALVIGWYLSRGRINAIAATRDGYTGAHPVIAHHSAATAARDAADGGEQG from the coding sequence ATGAGCAAGCAGCAAACGCAAGAGTCAGATGATTTAGTTCAAGACAAGCCCAGCGCCGCCCTCACGGCGGAGGACGCTGGGCTCCACAAGGGATTGAAAGCCCGCCAGATCCAGATGATCGCGATTGGCGGGGCCATCGGCACCGGACTGTTCATGGGTGCCGGCGGGCGCCTGGCCGGAGCCGGCCCGGCACTCATGTTCAGCTACGCAATCTGCGGATTCTTCGCATTCCTGATCCTGCGCGCCCTCGGCGAACTGGTCATCCACCGCCCGTCCTCGGGATCGTTCGTCTCCTACGCCCGCGAGTTCTTCGGTGAAAAGGCGGCGTTCGTCTCCGGCTGGCTGTACTGGCTCAACTGGGCGATGACAGCGATCGTGGACATCACCGCCGTCGCGCTGTACATGCACTTCTTCTCAAAGTACGTGCCCTGGATCGGCGGAATTCCGCAGTGGGTGTGGGCGCTGGCGGCGCTGCTGCTGGTGCTGGGGCTCAACCTGGTCTCGGTCAAGGTCTTTGGCGAGCTGGAGTTTTGGTTTGCGCTGATCAAGGTGGTGGCGCTCGTGTCGTTCCTGCTGGTGGGCACCTACTTCGTCATCTTCGGCACGCCGGTGGCCGGGCAGGAAGTTGGCTTCAGCCTGATCGCGGACAACGGCGGGTTCTTCCCCAACGGGCTGCTTCCGGTGGTGGTGGTCATGCAAGGCGTGGTGTTTGCCTACGCCTCCATCGAGCTGATCGGCACGGCGGCCGGCGAGACCCAGAACCCCGAAAAGGTCATGCCGAAGGCCATCAACACGGTCATCATCCGCATCGCCGTGTTCTATGTTGGTTCGCTGGTGCTGCTCTCGCTGCTGCTGCCGTACACCGCGTACAAGGCGGGGGAGAGCCCGTTCGTGACATTCTTTGGCTCCATCGGCGTGGAGGGGATCGACGCCATCATGAACCTCGTGGTGCTCACGGCCGCCATGTCCTCGCTGAACGCCGGGCTGTACTCCACCGGCCGGATCCTGCGCTCCATGGCCATGTCCGGTTCCGCCCCGAAGTTCGCGGCCAAGCTGAACAGCCGCGGAGTGCCGTACGGCGGCATTGCGCTGACCGCGGCGGTGGCGTTCCTGGGCGTCATCCTCAACGCGATCGTGCCGTCACAGGCCTTTGAAATTGTGCTGAACATGGCGGCGTTGGGCATCCTGGCCTCGTGGGCCATGATCGTGCTGTGCCAGCTGGCCCTGTACCGGCTGGCCAAGAGGGGCCTGGCCATCCGGCCCGCGTTCCGCATGATCGGCGCGCCCTACACCGGCTACCTCACCCTCGCATTCCTGCTGGCTGTGCTGGTCCTCATGGCGTTCGACAGCCCGGTCGGCACCTGGACCGTCGCCTCCATTGTGGTCATCGTCCCGGCGCTCGTCATCGGCTGGTACCTCAGCCGCGGCCGCATCAACGCCATCGCCGCCACCCGCGACGGCTACACCGGCGCCCATCCCGTGATCGCCCACCACAGCGCCGCCACCGCTGCACGGGACGCTGCCGACGGCGGGGAACAGGGTTAA
- the aspA gene encoding aspartate ammonia-lyase, protein MSITEATTSSIPTQATRSEHDLIGDRDIPADAYWGVHTLRAVENFPITGIPLSNNTHLVNGLAMVKQAAAQANQELGLLDGTRAAAIIQACQEIIAGDLHEQFVVDVIQGGAGTSSNMNANEVIANRALEILGHRKGEYQFLHPNDHVNLSQSTNDVYPTAVNVATIFAAKSLVGAMEYLCDAFAEKAVEFRTVVKMGRTQLQDAVPMTLGQEFNTYAVTMGEDRARLAESTLLVHEINLGATAIGTGLNAPVGYSALACRHLVEISGLPLTTSVDLIEATQDVGAFVHLSGVLKRVAVKLSKICNDLRLLSSGPRAGFGEITLPAVQAGSSIMPGKVNPVIPEVVNQVAYEVIGNDVTITMAAEGGQLQLNAFEPVIVYSLTRSMRHLEAACTTLADKCIRGITAHEDKLRAQVEHSIGLVTALNPVLGYATSTKIALEALESGRGVAELVLEHGLLTQEQLDRLLRPEHLANLGD, encoded by the coding sequence ATGAGCATCACCGAAGCAACCACCAGTTCCATCCCCACCCAGGCAACCCGCAGCGAACACGACCTGATCGGCGACCGCGACATCCCCGCGGACGCCTACTGGGGCGTCCACACGCTGCGCGCCGTGGAAAACTTCCCCATCACCGGCATCCCGCTGAGCAACAACACCCACCTGGTCAACGGCCTGGCCATGGTGAAGCAGGCTGCCGCGCAGGCCAACCAGGAACTCGGGCTGCTCGACGGCACCCGCGCCGCGGCGATCATCCAAGCCTGCCAGGAAATCATCGCCGGGGACCTGCATGAGCAGTTCGTGGTGGACGTCATCCAGGGAGGTGCCGGGACGTCGTCGAACATGAACGCGAACGAGGTCATCGCCAACCGCGCCCTGGAAATCCTGGGCCACCGCAAGGGCGAATACCAGTTCCTGCACCCGAACGACCACGTGAACCTGAGCCAGTCCACCAATGACGTCTATCCGACCGCGGTCAACGTCGCCACGATCTTTGCGGCGAAGTCGCTGGTGGGTGCCATGGAGTACCTGTGCGACGCGTTCGCCGAGAAGGCCGTGGAGTTCCGCACCGTGGTGAAGATGGGTCGCACCCAGCTGCAGGACGCCGTGCCGATGACGCTGGGCCAGGAGTTCAACACCTACGCGGTCACGATGGGGGAGGACCGGGCCCGCCTGGCCGAATCCACGCTGCTGGTGCACGAGATCAACCTCGGCGCCACGGCCATCGGCACGGGCCTGAATGCGCCTGTCGGCTATTCGGCCCTGGCCTGCCGCCACCTGGTGGAAATCTCCGGCCTGCCCCTGACCACCTCGGTGGACCTGATCGAGGCCACCCAGGACGTCGGCGCATTCGTGCACCTCTCCGGCGTGCTCAAGCGCGTGGCCGTCAAGCTCTCCAAGATCTGCAACGACCTGCGCCTGCTCTCCTCCGGCCCCCGCGCCGGCTTCGGCGAGATCACGCTGCCCGCCGTGCAGGCAGGCTCCTCGATCATGCCCGGCAAGGTCAACCCGGTCATCCCCGAAGTGGTGAACCAGGTGGCGTACGAGGTCATCGGCAACGACGTCACCATCACCATGGCAGCGGAGGGCGGGCAGCTGCAGCTCAACGCCTTCGAGCCCGTCATCGTCTACAGCCTGACCAGGAGCATGCGCCACCTGGAGGCCGCCTGCACCACCCTCGCCGACAAGTGCATCCGCGGCATCACCGCCCACGAGGACAAGCTGCGCGCACAGGTGGAGCACTCGATCGGGCTCGTCACTGCGCTGAACCCGGTCCTGGGCTACGCCACCTCCACCAAGATCGCCCTCGAGGCGCTGGAATCCGGCCGCGGCGTGGCCGAACTGGTGCTGGAACACGGACTCCTCACCCAGGAACAGCTGGACCGGCTGCTCCGCCCCGAACACCTCGCCAACCTCGGCGACTGA
- a CDS encoding asparaginase: MNTFPAHAPLAVQTRGALVESVHFGSLTALKHDGGSLLSLGEPTSRMYPRSALKPLIAVAMLRAGLELPDDQLALAAASHSGAAVHQETAEKILADAGLTPSELRNSTDLPYGTAEREAWLRNGHGPTQLAQNCSGKHAALLATSARNGWPLDTYLHADHPITALIRETVADLTGEAITAISTDGCGTEVFGLSLTGMARAFSRLATAEPGTPERRVADAMRAHPVLVAGEGRDVTALMQAVPGLLAKDGFEGIQLIALADGSAVALKVSDGGDRARMPAAVPALLALGVEPGALAPFNNLPVFGGGRPVGELRGLPIHN; the protein is encoded by the coding sequence ATGAACACCTTCCCCGCCCACGCACCCCTCGCCGTCCAAACCCGCGGCGCGCTCGTGGAGAGCGTACATTTCGGCTCGCTCACCGCCCTTAAGCACGACGGCGGGAGCCTCCTTTCGCTGGGGGAGCCCACCTCCCGCATGTACCCCAGGTCGGCGCTCAAGCCGCTGATCGCCGTCGCCATGCTGCGTGCCGGCCTCGAGCTGCCGGACGATCAGCTGGCCCTGGCCGCCGCCAGCCACTCGGGCGCCGCGGTGCACCAGGAAACCGCCGAGAAGATCCTCGCCGACGCGGGTCTCACCCCGTCCGAGCTGCGCAACTCCACCGACCTGCCCTACGGCACGGCCGAACGCGAGGCCTGGCTCAGGAACGGCCACGGCCCCACCCAGCTGGCGCAAAACTGCTCCGGCAAGCACGCCGCGCTGCTGGCTACCTCCGCCCGCAATGGCTGGCCGCTGGACACGTACCTGCATGCGGACCATCCCATCACCGCACTCATCCGTGAAACCGTCGCCGACCTCACCGGCGAGGCCATCACCGCCATCAGCACCGACGGCTGCGGCACGGAGGTGTTTGGCCTGTCCCTGACCGGAATGGCCCGCGCCTTCAGCCGGCTGGCCACCGCCGAGCCCGGCACCCCGGAACGCCGCGTCGCCGACGCCATGCGCGCCCACCCCGTCCTTGTTGCCGGCGAGGGCCGCGACGTCACCGCCCTCATGCAGGCCGTCCCCGGGCTGCTGGCCAAGGACGGCTTCGAAGGCATTCAGCTCATCGCCCTTGCCGACGGCAGCGCCGTGGCGCTGAAGGTTTCCGACGGCGGCGACCGGGCCCGCATGCCGGCGGCAGTTCCGGCGCTGCTCGCCCTGGGCGTCGAGCCCGGCGCGCTGGCACCCTTCAACAACCTCCCCGTCTTCGGCGGCGGACGGCCCGTGGGCGAACTCCGCGGCCTCCCCATTCACAACTGA
- a CDS encoding FadR/GntR family transcriptional regulator: MNLSDNWTAGQQQIVRVSAAEAVFQAIRAAIENGQLQVGAKLSSETALASQYGVSRSVIREALRSCTALGLTETQTGKGTFVIANRASSDLVLGDFSARSLMEARPHIEVPAAEFAATRRTAEQLEEMRGILDLMAEEDDPQIWVNLDAAFHAAIARASGNGVFESVVNDIRDAMASQSETINLITGRARQSNLEHQKILDAITRGATADAGRAMSVHLSAVDTALGLIMGENA, encoded by the coding sequence ATGAACCTGTCAGACAACTGGACAGCCGGACAGCAGCAGATCGTCCGGGTGAGCGCGGCCGAGGCCGTATTCCAAGCCATCCGCGCCGCCATCGAGAACGGCCAGCTGCAAGTGGGCGCCAAACTCAGCAGCGAAACCGCGCTCGCCAGCCAATACGGCGTCAGCCGCTCGGTCATCCGCGAGGCGCTGCGCTCCTGCACCGCCCTGGGCCTCACCGAAACGCAAACCGGCAAGGGCACCTTCGTCATCGCCAACCGGGCCTCCAGCGACCTGGTCCTCGGCGACTTCTCCGCACGCAGCCTCATGGAGGCCCGCCCGCACATCGAAGTTCCTGCCGCGGAATTCGCCGCAACCCGCCGCACCGCCGAACAGCTCGAGGAAATGCGCGGCATCCTTGACCTCATGGCCGAGGAGGACGACCCCCAAATCTGGGTCAACCTCGACGCCGCCTTCCACGCCGCCATCGCCCGCGCCAGCGGCAACGGCGTCTTTGAAAGCGTCGTCAACGACATCCGCGACGCCATGGCCAGCCAGTCGGAAACCATCAACCTGATCACCGGCCGCGCCCGCCAGTCCAACCTTGAACACCAAAAAATCCTCGACGCCATCACCCGCGGCGCCACCGCCGACGCCGGCCGCGCCATGTCCGTCCACCTGTCCGCCGTCGACACCGCGCTCGGCCTCATTATGGGAGAAAACGCATGA
- a CDS encoding DUF5107 domain-containing protein has protein sequence MTSSLSLTTQTIELAELGPDSPLPSVQAMLEPPYIVGGDIPEEIAAGSRWGKARNLYPYSMQEDYGRETSERELTAVVLENAHVKATFLPQLGGRLWSLTDKSSGKEMLHTQDRIQFANLALRNAWFAGGIEYNIGTRGHSPTTCAPLHTAIVRTPEGQEILRMWEFDRLREVVFQIDAWLPEDSKVVLVAVRIQNPNDKTVPMYWWTNAAVPQTPQTRVIAPAGKSYATDYDGSMTRVDTANLRGVDATWPMRNTQAADFFFDIAPDERRWEVAADDGGDGLALVSSALLRGRKLFVWGETVGGHRWQEWLTPSGDGAPQPYAEIQAGIAQTQYEHVPMPAGASWQWVEAYGNAALDPALAAGEWDAAVAHGAERVEALVSVADIDAALADAGRWADLPPSEFVVAGNGWGALERVRRQHSQANWIDEAGTPFGDETLTADQAPWLELLRANEGIVEKPFEATAGEAPSQPFGGAGAFVRGVDWEDLLTAGRNVSAEGAFHHAVMVHARASDSAGDLAVVATLYRKALEETFAGEPLGVRSRALAHRGLGLALLAAGDLPGGLAESAVACTLEPGNRNLLVEAMTLALDNGQPDLALGLLNGADGSLASLGRVRFLQASALADTGEAAAAAAIMKEGIEVPDLREGVNSLSDLWNRVCPGEPVPAEYQFSMH, from the coding sequence ATGACCTCCTCCCTGTCGCTGACCACCCAGACCATTGAGCTTGCTGAATTGGGCCCGGACTCCCCGCTGCCCTCGGTCCAGGCCATGTTGGAGCCGCCCTACATTGTGGGCGGCGACATCCCGGAGGAGATCGCCGCCGGTTCCCGTTGGGGCAAGGCCCGCAACCTGTACCCCTACTCCATGCAGGAGGACTACGGCCGCGAGACAAGCGAACGCGAGCTGACCGCCGTCGTGCTTGAAAATGCGCATGTGAAGGCGACGTTCCTGCCCCAGCTGGGCGGGCGCCTCTGGAGCCTGACGGACAAGTCCAGCGGCAAGGAGATGCTGCACACGCAGGACCGCATCCAGTTCGCCAACCTGGCGCTGCGCAACGCCTGGTTCGCCGGCGGCATTGAGTACAACATCGGCACACGCGGGCATTCGCCCACCACCTGCGCCCCGCTGCACACCGCCATTGTGCGCACTCCGGAGGGGCAGGAAATCCTGCGGATGTGGGAGTTTGACCGCCTGCGCGAGGTGGTGTTCCAGATTGATGCGTGGCTGCCTGAGGACTCCAAAGTGGTGCTGGTGGCCGTGCGCATCCAGAACCCCAATGACAAGACCGTGCCCATGTACTGGTGGACCAACGCGGCTGTCCCGCAGACGCCGCAGACCCGTGTGATCGCGCCGGCAGGGAAGTCGTACGCCACGGATTACGACGGTTCCATGACGCGTGTGGACACGGCCAACCTCCGCGGCGTGGACGCCACCTGGCCCATGCGCAACACACAGGCTGCCGACTTCTTCTTCGACATCGCCCCCGATGAGCGCCGCTGGGAGGTTGCCGCGGACGACGGCGGCGACGGGCTTGCGCTGGTGTCCTCGGCCCTGCTGCGCGGCCGGAAGCTGTTTGTGTGGGGAGAGACCGTGGGCGGGCACCGCTGGCAGGAATGGCTGACACCCTCCGGGGATGGCGCACCGCAGCCCTATGCGGAAATTCAGGCCGGCATCGCGCAGACCCAGTATGAGCACGTGCCCATGCCCGCCGGTGCCAGCTGGCAGTGGGTTGAGGCCTACGGCAACGCCGCGCTGGACCCGGCGCTCGCAGCCGGGGAGTGGGATGCCGCCGTGGCGCACGGTGCCGAGCGGGTGGAGGCGCTGGTTTCCGTCGCGGACATTGACGCCGCCCTGGCCGACGCCGGACGCTGGGCCGATCTGCCGCCGTCGGAATTTGTGGTGGCCGGCAATGGCTGGGGTGCCCTGGAGCGGGTGCGCCGCCAGCACTCGCAGGCGAACTGGATCGACGAGGCCGGCACACCCTTTGGGGACGAGACGCTGACCGCGGACCAGGCGCCGTGGCTTGAGCTCCTCCGCGCCAACGAGGGAATCGTGGAGAAGCCGTTCGAGGCGACCGCCGGCGAGGCGCCCAGCCAGCCGTTCGGCGGGGCGGGGGCGTTTGTGCGCGGTGTTGACTGGGAGGACCTGCTGACGGCGGGGCGGAACGTCAGCGCCGAGGGGGCGTTCCATCACGCCGTCATGGTGCATGCCCGGGCGTCCGACTCCGCCGGCGACCTGGCAGTTGTCGCAACGCTGTACCGCAAGGCACTGGAAGAAACATTTGCCGGCGAGCCGTTGGGCGTGCGGAGCCGGGCGCTGGCCCACCGGGGCCTGGGGCTGGCACTGCTGGCCGCCGGCGACTTGCCGGGCGGGCTGGCCGAAAGCGCCGTCGCCTGCACGTTGGAGCCGGGCAACCGGAACCTGCTGGTCGAGGCCATGACGCTGGCGCTGGACAACGGCCAGCCCGACCTGGCGCTTGGCCTGCTCAACGGTGCCGATGGATCGCTGGCGTCCCTCGGGCGGGTGCGGTTCCTGCAGGCCTCCGCACTGGCGGACACCGGGGAAGCCGCGGCGGCCGCAGCGATCATGAAGGAAGGGATCGAGGTTCCCGACCTGCGCGAAGGCGTGAACTCACTCTCAGACCTGTGGAACCGGGTCTGCCCGGGTGAGCCCGTCCCGGCGGAGTACCAGTTCAGCATGCACTGA
- a CDS encoding TetR/AcrR family transcriptional regulator — protein sequence MDGRQQDGKGAQTKALVLETALGMFRAKGYAKTTMRAIAAEAGVSLGSAYYYFASKDDLVLELYRESVTEQRAAATEALANAGGLAARIHAAMHAGIDALTPYHGFGGAFIGRALPPESAVNPFGEPSREVRESAVGIFSDVVEGAKVPQFLRAQLPELLWLGYMGVVLFWVYDRSDSQRRTRMLIDGAAPLMAKLVAFSKLPVVKPLVEEALALKARVQS from the coding sequence ATGGATGGCAGGCAACAGGACGGCAAGGGCGCACAAACGAAGGCGCTCGTCCTGGAAACGGCACTCGGCATGTTCCGGGCCAAGGGGTACGCGAAAACCACCATGCGCGCCATTGCTGCAGAGGCCGGGGTTTCCCTGGGCAGTGCCTACTACTACTTCGCCTCCAAGGACGACCTGGTCCTGGAGCTCTACCGAGAATCCGTCACCGAGCAGAGGGCCGCAGCAACCGAAGCCCTGGCCAACGCGGGCGGACTCGCGGCGCGCATCCATGCCGCGATGCACGCCGGTATCGACGCGCTCACTCCGTATCACGGCTTCGGCGGCGCGTTCATTGGCAGGGCGCTGCCTCCGGAGTCGGCCGTGAACCCGTTTGGTGAGCCGTCGCGGGAAGTCCGGGAGTCCGCCGTCGGAATTTTCAGTGACGTGGTGGAGGGGGCGAAAGTGCCGCAATTCCTGCGGGCCCAGCTGCCCGAGCTGCTGTGGCTCGGGTACATGGGCGTGGTGCTGTTCTGGGTGTACGACCGTTCCGACAGCCAGCGCCGCACCCGAATGCTGATCGACGGCGCGGCACCGCTCATGGCGAAGCTGGTGGCGTTCTCCAAGCTGCCCGTCGTGAAGCCGCTGGTTGAGGAGGCGCTTGCGTTGAAGGCCCGGGTGCAGTCGTGA